A genomic segment from Pseudoduganella chitinolytica encodes:
- the tilS gene encoding tRNA lysidine(34) synthetase TilS yields the protein MKSSLHTIFAGAIAALPAAGPLAVAYSGGLDSTVLLHLAHALQRPLYAFHIHHGLSPNADAWEAHCAAECARLGVSFVARRVSVAAGKDGTEASARKARYAALGELCREHGVATLLTAHHLDDQAETILLQLARGAGPAGLSGMDACSTAPALLGSGEVMLARPLLQASRQQLAGHVREHGLVHIDDESNDDTRHARNALRHTVMPALAAAFPGYQQRFARSAAHAQSAQRLLTQLARQDLQACERDGGLDVEALRALDEDRRNNLLRHWFGVCGIRIPSASWLAEMTAQLLEAREDANLLVTHPDREVRRYRGRLYLAPKQRALAGTREDIFEEAPFQHFRWQGEVSIAFPDYGGTLHFDRAEQGCAPEWLQEQLLTISFRRGGERLKPAHNRPTRGLKQHYQALDIPAWDRTRLPVVGIPGQLLYAAGVGMDCHKIVQGRNDCVIMRWVAE from the coding sequence ATGAAGTCCTCGCTCCACACCATTTTCGCCGGCGCCATCGCCGCGCTTCCGGCCGCCGGGCCACTCGCTGTCGCTTACAGCGGCGGCCTCGATTCCACCGTCCTGCTGCACCTGGCGCACGCCTTGCAACGGCCGCTGTATGCGTTCCACATCCATCACGGACTTAGTCCCAACGCCGATGCGTGGGAAGCCCATTGCGCGGCCGAGTGCGCGCGCCTGGGCGTCTCGTTCGTCGCCCGCCGCGTCAGCGTGGCCGCCGGCAAGGACGGCACGGAAGCGTCCGCACGCAAGGCCCGCTATGCCGCGCTGGGGGAGCTGTGCCGCGAACATGGCGTGGCGACCTTGCTGACGGCCCACCACCTGGACGACCAGGCCGAGACCATCCTGCTGCAACTGGCGCGCGGGGCCGGGCCGGCGGGGTTGTCCGGCATGGATGCCTGCAGCACGGCGCCCGCGCTGCTCGGCAGCGGCGAGGTGATGCTGGCACGCCCGCTGCTTCAGGCGTCGCGCCAGCAGCTGGCAGGGCACGTGCGCGAGCATGGCCTGGTCCATATCGACGACGAATCGAACGACGACACCCGCCATGCCCGCAACGCGCTGCGCCACACCGTGATGCCGGCGCTGGCGGCGGCGTTCCCCGGCTACCAGCAGCGCTTCGCGCGCAGTGCGGCGCACGCGCAATCGGCCCAGCGCTTGCTGACACAGCTGGCCCGGCAGGACCTGCAGGCGTGCGAGCGCGATGGCGGCCTCGACGTCGAGGCCCTGCGCGCACTCGACGAAGACCGCCGCAACAACCTGCTGCGCCACTGGTTCGGGGTATGCGGCATCCGCATTCCATCGGCGAGCTGGCTGGCCGAGATGACGGCGCAACTGCTCGAAGCCCGCGAGGACGCCAACCTGCTGGTGACGCACCCGGACCGTGAAGTGCGGCGCTACCGTGGCCGCCTGTACCTGGCACCGAAGCAGCGCGCCCTGGCGGGCACGCGCGAGGACATCTTCGAAGAGGCCCCGTTCCAGCATTTCCGTTGGCAGGGCGAGGTGTCGATCGCATTTCCCGACTATGGCGGCACCTTGCATTTCGACCGGGCGGAGCAGGGCTGCGCGCCCGAATGGCTGCAGGAACAGCTGCTGACGATCTCGTTCCGCCGTGGCGGCGAACGCTTGAAACCGGCGCACAATCGGCCCACGCGCGGCCTGAAGCAGCACTACCAGGCGCTCGACATCCCGGCCTGGGACCGCACGCGCTTGCCGGTGGTCGGGATCCCCGGGCAGTTGCTGTATGCGGCGGGTGTCGGCATGGACTGCCACAAGATTGTGCAGGGCCGCAATGATTGCGTGATAATGCGTTGGGTGGCGGAATAA
- the cysS gene encoding cysteine--tRNA ligase gives MSNLKIYNTLAREKQAFVPIEPGKVRMYVCGMTVYDYCHVGHGRMMMAFDVIYRWLKASGYDVRYVRNVTDIDDKIIRRAVENNESIYALTSRFERYMDEDTAALGILPPTDVPHATEYVPQMLSIIEQLEAKGLAYQGEDGDVNYAVRGFEGYGKLSGKSLDDLRAGERVDVNTGKRDPLDFVLWKASKESEPAEVKWDSKWGQGRPGWHIECSAMCLGTLGEQFDIHGGGADLQFPHHENEIAQSEGAFGHPMANYWLHNGFIRVDNEKMSKSLGNFFTIRDVLQKFDAEVVRFFILRAHYRSPLNYSDAHLEDARGALTRLYTALDGVEGDGQPLDWNEDNAKKFAEAMDDDFNTPIAVSVLFDLASEVNKSKSPVAVRQLKGLAGVIGLLERSPQEFLQAGVVDAIGEAIVLEAIAARAAAKKARDFAQSDKIRADLLAQGIVLEDKPDGTTNWRRA, from the coding sequence ATGAGCAATTTGAAGATCTATAACACGCTGGCGCGCGAGAAGCAGGCATTCGTACCGATCGAACCGGGCAAGGTCCGCATGTATGTGTGCGGCATGACGGTGTACGACTACTGCCACGTGGGCCACGGCCGCATGATGATGGCGTTCGACGTCATCTACCGCTGGCTGAAGGCATCGGGCTACGACGTGCGCTACGTGCGCAACGTGACCGATATCGACGACAAGATCATCCGTCGCGCCGTCGAGAACAACGAGTCGATCTACGCGCTGACGTCGCGCTTCGAACGCTACATGGACGAGGACACGGCCGCGCTGGGCATCCTGCCGCCGACCGACGTGCCGCATGCCACCGAATACGTGCCGCAGATGCTGTCGATCATCGAGCAGCTGGAAGCGAAGGGCCTGGCCTACCAGGGCGAGGACGGCGACGTCAACTACGCCGTGCGCGGCTTTGAAGGCTACGGCAAGCTGTCCGGCAAGTCGCTGGACGACCTGCGCGCCGGCGAGCGCGTCGATGTCAACACGGGCAAGCGCGACCCGCTCGACTTCGTGCTGTGGAAAGCCTCGAAGGAATCCGAGCCCGCGGAAGTCAAATGGGATTCGAAGTGGGGCCAGGGCCGGCCGGGCTGGCACATCGAGTGCTCCGCCATGTGCCTGGGCACGCTGGGCGAGCAGTTCGACATCCACGGCGGCGGCGCCGACCTGCAGTTCCCGCACCACGAGAACGAGATCGCCCAGTCCGAGGGCGCGTTCGGCCACCCGATGGCCAACTACTGGCTGCACAACGGCTTCATCCGCGTCGACAACGAGAAGATGTCCAAATCGCTGGGCAACTTCTTCACGATCCGCGACGTGCTGCAGAAGTTCGATGCCGAAGTCGTGCGCTTCTTCATCCTGCGCGCGCACTACCGCAGCCCGCTGAACTACTCGGATGCGCACCTGGAAGACGCGCGCGGCGCGCTCACGCGCCTGTACACGGCGCTCGATGGCGTCGAGGGCGACGGCCAGCCGCTGGACTGGAACGAGGACAACGCGAAGAAGTTCGCCGAAGCGATGGACGACGATTTCAATACGCCGATCGCCGTCTCCGTGCTGTTCGACCTGGCCTCCGAAGTCAATAAATCGAAGTCGCCCGTGGCGGTGCGCCAGCTGAAGGGCCTGGCCGGCGTCATCGGCCTCCTGGAACGCAGCCCGCAGGAATTCCTGCAGGCCGGCGTGGTGGATGCCATCGGCGAGGCGATCGTCCTGGAAGCCATCGCCGCGCGTGCCGCGGCCAAGAAGGCGCGCGACTTCGCCCAGTCCGACAAGATTCGCGCCGACCTGCTGGCGCAAGGCATCGTCCTCGAGGACAAGCCGGACGGCACGACGAACTGGCGCCGCGCATAA
- a CDS encoding acetyl-CoA carboxylase carboxyltransferase subunit alpha, whose product MTKTTFLNFEQPIAELDSKIEELRFVQDDSAVDISEEIDRLAKKSQQLTKDIYAKLTPWQVAQIARHPQRPYTMDYVNEIFTDFHELHGDRTYADDQSIVGGLARFNGQPCMVIGHQKGRDTKERAMRNFGMPKPEGYRKAMRLMKVAEKFNLPIFTFVDTPGAFPGIDAEERGQSEAIGHNLYVMAELKVPLIATIIGEGGSGGALAIAVGDAVLMLQYATYSVISPEGCASILWKTSERAAEAAEALGLTAHRLKAMGLIDKIVTEPLGGAHRDPKEMARLLKRALADSLRQFQGMKTKELLDNRHKKLLSYGKFKETTPQE is encoded by the coding sequence ATGACCAAAACTACTTTCCTCAATTTTGAACAGCCGATCGCGGAACTGGATTCCAAAATTGAAGAGCTGCGTTTCGTCCAGGACGATTCCGCCGTCGACATCTCGGAAGAGATCGACCGCCTGGCCAAGAAGAGCCAGCAACTGACGAAGGACATCTACGCCAAGCTGACGCCATGGCAGGTCGCGCAGATCGCGCGCCACCCGCAGCGGCCGTACACGATGGACTACGTCAACGAGATCTTCACCGACTTCCACGAGCTGCATGGCGACCGCACCTATGCGGACGACCAGTCAATCGTCGGCGGCCTGGCCCGTTTCAACGGCCAGCCCTGCATGGTCATCGGCCACCAGAAGGGCCGCGACACGAAGGAGCGCGCGATGCGCAACTTCGGCATGCCGAAGCCGGAAGGCTACCGCAAGGCCATGCGCCTGATGAAGGTGGCCGAGAAGTTCAACCTGCCGATCTTCACGTTCGTCGATACGCCCGGCGCATTCCCCGGCATCGACGCGGAAGAGCGCGGCCAGTCCGAAGCCATCGGCCACAACCTGTACGTGATGGCCGAACTGAAGGTACCGCTGATCGCCACCATCATCGGCGAAGGCGGCTCCGGCGGCGCGCTGGCGATCGCCGTGGGCGACGCCGTGCTGATGCTGCAGTACGCCACGTACTCCGTGATCTCGCCGGAAGGCTGTGCGTCGATCCTGTGGAAGACATCCGAGCGCGCCGCCGAGGCGGCCGAGGCGCTGGGCCTGACGGCGCACCGCCTGAAGGCGATGGGCCTGATCGACAAGATCGTCACCGAACCGCTGGGTGGCGCCCACCGCGATCCGAAGGAGATGGCGCGCCTGCTCAAGCGCGCGCTGGCCGACTCGCTGCGCCAGTTCCAGGGCATGAAGACGAAGGAGCTGCTGGATAACCGCCACAAGAAGCTGCTCAGCTACGGCAAGTTCAAGGAAACCACGCCGCAGGAATAA
- a CDS encoding peptidylprolyl isomerase produces the protein MRAKSFSVIAGAIALLLAGAVQAANPQVSLKTTAGEIVLELNQEKAPKTVANFLAYVKSGFYKDTIFHRVIDGFMIQGGGYTKDLKSKPTRPPIPSESKNGLRNEPYSLAMARMDNPNSATSQFFINVANNEGLDYPNFDGVGYTVFGKVVKGQEVVDKIKGVLVDDKSPIFQNVPVTPIVVKSATILKTPIQVPKQDAPAPEVPAEPAQPAAAQ, from the coding sequence ATGCGTGCTAAATCTTTCTCCGTCATTGCCGGCGCCATCGCCCTGCTGCTGGCCGGCGCGGTCCAGGCGGCCAATCCGCAGGTGTCGCTGAAGACGACGGCGGGCGAAATCGTCCTGGAGCTGAACCAGGAAAAGGCGCCGAAGACGGTGGCCAACTTCCTCGCCTACGTCAAAAGCGGGTTCTACAAGGACACCATCTTCCACCGCGTGATCGACGGCTTCATGATCCAGGGCGGCGGCTATACGAAGGACCTGAAGTCGAAGCCGACCCGCCCGCCCATTCCCAGCGAATCGAAGAACGGCCTGAGGAACGAGCCGTACTCGCTCGCGATGGCACGCATGGACAACCCGAACTCGGCCACCTCGCAGTTCTTCATCAACGTGGCCAACAACGAGGGACTGGATTACCCCAACTTCGACGGCGTCGGCTACACCGTGTTCGGCAAGGTCGTCAAAGGCCAGGAAGTGGTCGACAAGATCAAGGGCGTGCTGGTGGACGACAAGTCGCCCATCTTCCAGAACGTGCCCGTGACGCCGATCGTCGTCAAGTCGGCGACGATCCTGAAGACGCCTATCCAGGTGCCGAAGCAGGACGCGCCCGCGCCGGAAGTGCCGGCCGAACCCGCGCAGCCGGCCGCCGCGCAGTAA
- a CDS encoding peptidylprolyl isomerase gives MTTITITTNKGTIVAELDAEKAPKTVENFLNYVKAGHYDNTIFHRVIDGFMIQGGGFEPGMKQKPADQTVENEAKNGLKNEPYTLAMARTSAPHSASAQFFINVKNNSFLDYPGQDGWGYAVFGKVTEGTEVVDEIRKVKTTRSGMFADVPVEDVIIEKIEAA, from the coding sequence ATGACTACCATCACCATCACCACCAACAAGGGCACGATCGTTGCCGAGCTGGACGCCGAGAAAGCGCCGAAGACCGTCGAGAACTTCCTGAACTACGTCAAAGCCGGTCACTACGACAACACCATCTTCCACCGCGTCATCGACGGGTTCATGATCCAGGGCGGCGGTTTCGAGCCGGGCATGAAACAAAAGCCGGCTGACCAGACCGTGGAAAACGAAGCCAAGAACGGCCTGAAGAACGAACCGTACACGCTGGCCATGGCCCGCACGTCGGCACCGCACTCCGCTTCCGCCCAGTTCTTCATCAACGTCAAGAACAACAGCTTCCTCGACTACCCGGGCCAGGACGGCTGGGGCTACGCCGTGTTCGGCAAAGTCACCGAAGGCACCGAAGTCGTCGACGAGATCCGCAAGGTCAAGACCACCCGCAGCGGCATGTTCGCCGACGTGCCGGTGGAAGACGTGATCATCGAAAAGATCGAAGCGGCGTAA
- a CDS encoding DNA-3-methyladenine glycosylase family protein, giving the protein MVLQSRDKTDAGGRQMAVPPYWEEAKAELMRRDRIMNKLIPQFGDLHLVGHDDPFTTLARSIVNQQVTPKAANAAWQKLLDACPKFTPALVIKAGAAQLAACGLSKRKTEYILDLADNFKAKKVHAGEWHQMEDEAVIAELVQIRGITRWTAEMFLIFNLLRPNVLPLDDPRLIAGISHNYFSGEPVSRSDAREVAANWEPFRTVATWYLWRSLDPVPPP; this is encoded by the coding sequence ATGGTGCTGCAGTCCAGGGACAAGACGGATGCCGGCGGCCGGCAGATGGCGGTGCCGCCCTATTGGGAGGAGGCCAAGGCCGAACTGATGCGGCGCGACCGCATCATGAACAAGCTGATTCCCCAGTTCGGCGACCTGCACCTGGTCGGGCACGACGACCCGTTCACGACCCTGGCCCGTTCGATCGTCAACCAGCAGGTGACGCCCAAGGCCGCCAACGCGGCCTGGCAGAAGCTGCTGGACGCCTGCCCGAAATTCACGCCGGCCCTCGTCATCAAGGCGGGCGCCGCGCAGCTGGCCGCCTGCGGCCTGTCCAAGCGCAAGACGGAGTACATCCTCGACCTGGCCGACAACTTCAAGGCCAAGAAGGTGCACGCCGGCGAGTGGCACCAGATGGAAGACGAGGCCGTCATCGCGGAACTCGTGCAGATCCGCGGCATCACGCGCTGGACGGCCGAGATGTTCCTGATCTTTAACCTGCTGCGGCCGAACGTGCTGCCGCTGGACGACCCGCGCCTGATCGCGGGCATCAGCCATAACTATTTCTCCGGCGAGCCCGTCTCGCGCAGCGATGCACGCGAGGTGGCGGCCAACTGGGAGCCGTTCCGCACGGTCGCCACGTGGTACCTGTGGCGCAGCCTCGACCCGGTGCCGCCGCCGTGA
- a CDS encoding GIY-YIG nuclease family protein codes for MAAWTYLLVCAEGLTYLGATTNLKRRLHAHWGTLTFSDTPVW; via the coding sequence ATGGCGGCGTGGACCTATTTGCTAGTGTGTGCAGAGGGCTTGACCTACCTTGGGGCAACGACAAACCTGAAGCGTAGGCTTCATGCTCACTGGGGTACCCTGACTTTTTCGGACACTCCTGTTTGGTAG
- a CDS encoding DUF6881 domain-containing protein: protein MRYIKVTWNHQHPDEPHLIYQEVNNDSQETRKVELLKDGSLLGYASGSAEIGASTLADQLIPSIEEIKESDEFDAEPITQDEFEKVWNWATSASMH, encoded by the coding sequence ATGAGATACATTAAAGTCACGTGGAATCATCAACATCCTGATGAGCCACACCTTATCTATCAAGAGGTAAATAACGATTCTCAGGAAACGAGAAAGGTTGAGTTGCTAAAGGATGGGTCACTACTCGGATACGCCTCCGGGAGCGCGGAAATTGGCGCCTCGACATTGGCCGATCAACTCATTCCGAGCATTGAGGAAATTAAGGAATCTGACGAGTTCGATGCCGAACCCATCACACAGGATGAGTTCGAAAAAGTCTGGAATTGGGCGACAAGTGCGAGCATGCACTGA
- a CDS encoding aspartate kinase, whose translation MALIVHKYGGTSMGSTDRIKNVARRVAKWHDAGHQIVVVPSAMSGETNRLIALAKEIQNPPDPRELDMIASTGEQVSVGLLSMALQAIGKDAVSYAGWQVGIKTDSAFTKARIQSIDDARVRKDLEAGKIVVITGFQGVDENDNIATLGRGGSDTSAVAIAAALKADECLIYTDVDGVYTTDPRVVSEARRLKAITFEEMLELASLGSKVLQTRSVEFAGNYRVPTRVLSSLTDPLMDLAEEASSGTLISFEEDTNMEQAVISGIAFNRDEAKISVMGVADRPGVAYHILGPVAEANIEVDMIIQNQSVEGKTDFTFTVSRNDYNKALEALNAQKEEIGFATLIGDAKVSKISVVGVGMRSHVGVASDMFRTLAEEGINIMMISTSEIKISVLIDEKYMELAVRALHKAFELEKE comes from the coding sequence ATGGCTTTAATCGTTCACAAATACGGCGGTACGTCGATGGGCTCGACGGACCGTATCAAGAACGTCGCGCGCCGGGTCGCCAAATGGCACGACGCGGGGCACCAGATCGTCGTGGTACCGTCCGCGATGTCCGGCGAGACGAACCGCCTGATCGCGCTGGCCAAGGAAATCCAGAATCCGCCCGACCCGCGCGAGCTGGACATGATCGCCTCCACGGGCGAGCAGGTTTCCGTCGGCCTGCTGTCGATGGCGCTGCAGGCAATCGGCAAGGACGCCGTGTCCTACGCCGGCTGGCAGGTGGGCATTAAAACCGACTCCGCGTTTACCAAGGCCCGCATCCAGTCGATCGACGACGCGCGCGTGCGCAAGGATCTCGAAGCCGGCAAGATTGTCGTCATCACGGGCTTCCAGGGCGTCGACGAGAACGACAACATCGCCACGCTGGGCCGCGGCGGTTCCGACACGTCGGCCGTGGCGATCGCCGCCGCGCTGAAGGCGGACGAATGCCTGATCTACACCGACGTGGATGGCGTCTACACGACCGACCCGCGCGTGGTCTCGGAAGCGCGCCGCCTGAAGGCGATCACGTTCGAGGAGATGCTGGAACTGGCATCGCTGGGATCGAAAGTCCTGCAGACCCGCTCGGTGGAATTCGCCGGCAACTACCGCGTGCCGACGCGCGTGCTGTCGTCGCTGACCGACCCCCTGATGGACCTGGCCGAGGAAGCCAGCTCGGGAACCCTGATTTCGTTTGAGGAAGACACCAATATGGAACAAGCAGTCATCTCCGGCATCGCCTTCAACCGCGACGAAGCCAAAATCTCCGTCATGGGCGTGGCCGACCGTCCGGGCGTGGCGTACCACATCCTCGGCCCGGTCGCGGAAGCGAACATCGAAGTGGACATGATCATCCAGAACCAGTCGGTGGAAGGCAAGACCGACTTCACGTTCACGGTCTCGCGCAACGACTACAACAAGGCCCTGGAAGCGCTCAACGCGCAGAAGGAAGAAATCGGCTTCGCCACGCTGATCGGCGACGCCAAGGTCTCGAAGATCTCGGTCGTCGGCGTGGGCATGCGCAGCCACGTGGGCGTGGCCTCCGACATGTTCCGCACGCTGGCGGAAGAGGGCATCAACATCATGATGATCTCGACGTCGGAGATCAAGATTTCCGTCCTGATCGACGAGAAGTACATGGAACTGGCCGTACGCGCGCTGCACAAGGCGTTCGAACTGGAAAAAGAGTAA
- a CDS encoding HYD1 signature containing ADP-ribosyltransferase family protein, translated as MSEKVRVPQADDGSHDTRLEWDKNIRLTYVTDALGNETRYYYDIAGYTYRTIYPDGGEEWFFRDAAKNVVRHIRTDGSSEHFRYDDHGDLLTHTRADGTQVHFEYDAQHRITGILDAEGGTWKRDYDAKGHLVEEIDPRGNKTQYAYDKVGRPVEVTDAKGGVKKLAYTPDGRLASYTDCSGHSSQWEYDERKRLVKSINAAGNVTRYRYTPINVETLTLAHSEETGNHPGQLEAVIHPDGTEEQLRHDAEGRLLAHIDAMQRRTAYRYTAAGLIAQRTDALGHNLRYRWDALGRLSMLENENGSVYRFQYDPVGRLLQEQGFDGKTTEYRYHEGTGVLAERVEAGMTTRLEFDAMGRLTQRRAAAPGQSEQIETFAYNANGQLADAKNEHARLQWFYDAAGNLVREHQHYHGQFHPDKRTAIWHHRYDELNQRTGTTRPDGHRIEWLTYGAGHVHGLLLDGQEFVSFERDALYRETGRTQANGLMQTRKYDPAGRLIEQQLGTITQRSRTDREFIPDTSCPDVQVGMQAAIRRRYRYDPSGQLTSLDDTRRGHIEYRYDPIGRLLAANSAMGHETFAFDPAGNMRIPSTAPHHQSIATRSPLPMVLDNLLKEYAGVSYRYDERGNLIERVQNGHRDTFEWDAFNRMTRATTWHGVTMFAYDPLGRRITKHSQATEGTTLRKTTRTMYGWDGDTLALESSVHQGYTNDERTVHYVYERDSFVPLVQATRSQALRLAPTTDLKALMSRNDGKYDIALDPLWNGDFEQDADPFGKDEIAFYQCDQLGTPQELTDYEGKVAWSAQYKAWGQAKEAIEDAAFKAGVRNPIRFQGQHEDVETGLFYNRHRYYDPHSGQFASRDPIGLLGGLNLHRYAPNPTEWTDPLGLNRSKAGNAQNNSKKANASNNEKQMQCRCRCAEGDNVLYHYTSSAGMAGILATQQLNPSLKASNPKDARYGDGQYLTDIKPGTKTNNQLSRQFYGVGYLGKRTSNYIAIDTTGIEAQKGRDGVYVVPNDKPLDLRGRVVGYGENEDCR; from the coding sequence GTGTCCGAAAAAGTCAGGGTACCCCAGGCCGATGACGGCAGCCACGACACCCGGCTCGAGTGGGACAAGAACATCCGCCTGACCTACGTCACGGACGCGCTGGGGAACGAAACACGCTACTACTACGACATCGCCGGCTACACCTACCGCACGATCTATCCGGACGGCGGCGAAGAATGGTTCTTCCGCGACGCTGCGAAAAACGTCGTCCGCCACATCCGCACTGACGGCAGCAGCGAGCATTTCCGTTACGACGACCACGGCGACCTGCTGACGCACACGCGTGCCGACGGCACCCAGGTCCACTTCGAATACGACGCCCAACACCGCATCACCGGCATCCTCGACGCCGAAGGTGGCACCTGGAAGCGCGACTACGATGCGAAGGGTCATCTGGTCGAGGAGATCGACCCACGCGGCAACAAGACGCAATACGCCTACGACAAGGTCGGCCGCCCCGTCGAAGTCACCGATGCCAAGGGCGGCGTCAAGAAACTCGCCTATACCCCGGATGGCCGGCTAGCCAGCTACACCGACTGCTCCGGCCACAGCAGCCAGTGGGAATACGACGAGCGCAAGCGCCTTGTGAAAAGCATCAATGCCGCCGGCAACGTCACGCGCTACCGGTACACGCCAATCAACGTCGAAACGCTGACGCTGGCGCACAGCGAAGAAACCGGCAATCATCCAGGCCAACTCGAAGCCGTGATCCACCCCGACGGCACTGAAGAACAACTGCGTCACGACGCCGAAGGCCGGCTGCTGGCGCATATCGACGCGATGCAACGCCGCACCGCCTACCGGTACACTGCCGCCGGCCTGATCGCGCAGCGCACCGACGCGCTAGGGCACAACCTACGCTACCGGTGGGACGCGCTTGGCCGGCTATCCATGCTGGAAAACGAAAACGGCAGCGTCTACCGTTTCCAGTACGACCCAGTCGGCCGCCTGCTGCAGGAACAGGGTTTCGATGGCAAGACCACCGAGTACCGCTACCATGAAGGCACTGGCGTGCTGGCCGAAAGGGTCGAAGCCGGCATGACCACACGGCTCGAGTTCGACGCCATGGGCCGGCTAACGCAACGCCGAGCAGCGGCTCCCGGCCAATCGGAGCAGATCGAAACCTTTGCCTACAACGCCAATGGCCAACTGGCCGACGCGAAAAACGAACACGCGCGGCTGCAATGGTTCTACGATGCCGCTGGGAATCTAGTGCGCGAACACCAGCACTACCACGGCCAGTTCCATCCCGACAAACGCACGGCGATCTGGCACCATCGCTACGACGAACTAAACCAGCGAACGGGCACTACCCGACCGGATGGCCACCGCATCGAATGGCTGACCTATGGCGCCGGGCATGTGCACGGCCTGCTGCTCGATGGGCAAGAGTTCGTCTCGTTCGAGCGCGATGCGCTGTACCGAGAAACCGGCCGCACTCAGGCAAATGGCCTGATGCAAACGAGGAAGTACGACCCGGCCGGGCGGCTGATCGAGCAGCAGTTGGGTACCATCACGCAGCGGAGCCGAACGGACCGGGAGTTCATTCCCGACACGTCCTGCCCCGACGTCCAAGTCGGCATGCAGGCGGCGATCCGGCGGCGCTACCGCTATGATCCATCGGGGCAACTGACCAGCCTTGACGACACCCGGCGCGGCCACATTGAATACCGCTACGACCCGATCGGACGGCTACTGGCCGCAAACAGCGCGATGGGCCACGAGACGTTCGCCTTTGACCCGGCTGGCAATATGCGGATACCCAGCACCGCGCCGCACCATCAGAGCATTGCTACTCGTTCCCCGCTGCCGATGGTGCTGGACAACCTGCTCAAGGAATACGCCGGCGTCAGCTACCGCTACGACGAACGCGGCAATCTCATCGAGCGCGTACAGAACGGGCATCGTGATACGTTCGAATGGGATGCGTTTAATCGGATGACCCGCGCCACCACATGGCACGGTGTCACCATGTTCGCCTACGATCCGCTGGGGCGGCGCATCACCAAGCACAGTCAGGCGACGGAAGGTACGACGCTCAGGAAAACGACACGGACCATGTACGGCTGGGATGGCGATACGTTGGCGTTGGAAAGCAGCGTTCACCAAGGCTATACAAACGACGAGCGGACGGTGCACTATGTGTACGAACGCGACAGCTTCGTGCCACTAGTGCAGGCGACACGAAGCCAGGCGCTTCGACTGGCGCCCACTACGGACCTCAAGGCGCTAATGTCCCGCAACGACGGTAAGTACGACATTGCGCTCGATCCACTGTGGAATGGTGATTTCGAGCAGGACGCCGACCCATTCGGGAAGGATGAGATCGCCTTCTACCAGTGCGATCAACTGGGTACACCGCAGGAGTTGACGGATTATGAAGGCAAGGTTGCCTGGTCCGCGCAGTACAAAGCGTGGGGCCAAGCGAAGGAAGCGATCGAAGACGCGGCGTTCAAGGCCGGGGTACGAAATCCGATCCGGTTTCAGGGGCAACATGAGGATGTGGAGACGGGGCTGTTCTACAATCGGCATCGGTACTACGACCCGCACTCCGGACAGTTTGCATCCCGCGATCCCATCGGTCTTCTGGGCGGTTTGAATTTGCATCGCTATGCACCGAATCCAACAGAGTGGACCGACCCGCTGGGTTTGAATCGGTCGAAGGCGGGCAATGCACAAAACAACAGTAAGAAGGCTAATGCTTCGAACAACGAAAAGCAGATGCAATGCCGCTGCCGATGCGCTGAAGGCGACAATGTGCTCTACCACTACACAAGTAGCGCAGGTATGGCCGGCATCCTTGCTACTCAACAACTGAATCCGTCTTTGAAAGCAAGCAATCCAAAAGACGCAAGATATGGCGACGGCCAATATTTAACTGACATAAAGCCGGGAACCAAGACCAATAATCAGCTGTCCCGCCAGTTCTATGGCGTTGGCTACCTTGGCAAGAGAACAAGCAACTACATCGCGATAGACACAACGGGTATTGAGGCGCAAAAAGGTCGTGATGGGGTTTATGTAGTGCCTAACGACAAGCCGCTTGACCTTCGCGGGCGGGTCGTGGGTTATGGAGAAAATGAGGATTGCCGATGA